GGTGCCCCGGTGAAGACGACCGGGGCACCGAAGGCGGCGCGCCGGGAGGCCCGGCGCAGGGTGCGCAGCACGGGCCCGCCGAGGGTCAGGCAGAGCACCACGGTGAGGGCGGCGCGGGGGAGGTCCCAGCCGAGCGAGGTGGTGAGGCAGTAGGCCACGAAGCGGGGGAGGTTCTCGCCCAGTGGCGCACCGGCGACGAACGAGACCGAACTGGAGAGCCCGCCGATGTACGGCCAGCCCTGGAGGTTCATGACCGTCCCGTACGCGACGGCGGAGCACGCGCCGTAGGCCGCCAGCAGGGCGAGTTCGCGGCGGCCGCGCAGGGTGGCGGGGCCGGGCAGCAGGCCCGCGCCGAGGCAGACCCAGCCCATCGAGAGCATCTGGAACGGCAGCCACGGGCCGACGCCGCCGGTCAGCAGCGCGGAGGCGAACATCGAGACCGAGCCGAGGACGAAGCCGAAACCCGGCCCGAGCACCCGGCCGGAGAGCACCATCAGGAAGAACATCGGCTCCAGGCCGGCCGTCCCGGCGCCGAGCGGCCGCAGGGCCGCGCCGGCGGCCGCCAGCATGCCCAGCAGGGCGACCGACTTGGCGTCCATGCCCGGCTCGCCGTCGGCGGAGCGGCCCTCGGAGATCTGGGCCACCACCACGGCGAGCAGCAGCGGCAGCAGCAGGGCGAACAGCCAGGGGGCATCGGCGGAGTGCCCGACCAGGGCGGAGTCGGTGGCGGCGAGCAGCGGCCAGCCGAAGGCGACCGCGCCGATCGCGGAGATCAGCAGCAGGGTGCCGACGGAGCGGCGGCCGAGCGGGACGGGCCGGGCCAGCCTGGCGTGGTCGGTGGCGGCGGTAGGGAGCGCGTCCGTGTCCGGGTCGGTGCTCCGGTGGCCGGCGGTACCGCCGCCGGGCGTCGTCCCGCCGCTCATGCCGGGCCGCCTTCGGCGCCGGCCAGGGCCTGCTCGACCTGCTGGACGGTCAGCCAGGGCGACGGGCTGAGGATCTTGGCGACCTGGGGGGCGAAGGCGGGGGAGGAGAGCACGATCTCCGGGGTCGGGCCGTCCGCGACGATCTCGCCGTCGGCCAGGATCACCGTGCGGTGGGCGAGCGCGGCGGCGAGTTCGACGTCGTGGGTGGCGAGCAGCACGGCGTGCGAGTCGGCGGCCAGCGCCCGCAGGATCTCCACCAGCCGGGCCTTGGCCGCGTAGTCCAGGCCGCGGGTGGGCTCGTCCAGCAGCAGCAGGGGCGGCCGGGAGGTCAGCACCACGGCCAGGGCGAGGCTGAGCCGCTGGCCCTCGGAGAGGTCCCGGGGGTGGGTCTCGTCGGCGATGCCGGGCAGCAGCCGTTCGACCAGCGTCCGGCAGCTGCCCGGTTCGGCACCGGCGTCCTGGTCGGCGGCGGCGCACTCGGCGCGGACGCTCTCGCCGTACAGCAGGTCCCGCGGGTCCTGCGGGACGAGGCCGGCCCGGCGGACCAGGTCCTTCGGGCGGGCCTGGTGCGGGGTCAGCCCGCCGACCCGTACGGTGCCGGAGGTGGGGGTGTGCAGGCCGACCAGGCTGCCCAGCAGGGTGGACTTGCCGGCGCCGTTGCGGCCCATCAGGGCGGTGATCCCGCCGGCGTGCAGGGTCAGGTCGACGCCGCGCAGGGCGGGCACCGGTCCGCGCCGGACGACCAGGCGCCGCACGGTGGCGACCGGCTCGCCGGCCGGGTGGGCGCCGGCCGGCCGGGTGTCGGCGGAGACCTCGGGCGGCCGCAGGCCGTCCAGCCGGGCCCGCAGCGGGGCGGCCCGGCGCCGGGCGTCCCGGACCGACAGCGGCAGCGGGGACCAGCCGGCCAGCCGGCCGAGGGCCACCACCGGCGGGCGGACGGGGGAGTGCGCCATCACCTCGGCCGGCTCGCCCAGGACGGGGGCCTGCCCGGCGCCGGGGAGCAGCAGCACCTGGTCGGCGTACTGGACGACCCGCTCCAGGCGGTGCTCGGCCATCAGGACGGTGGTGCCGAGGTCGTGGACCAGCCGCTGCAGGACGGCCAGCACCTCCTCGGCGGCGCCGGGGTCGAGGGCGGAGGTCGGCTCGTCCAGCACCAGGACCTTGGGGTGGACGGTCAGCACCGAGCCGATCGCCACCCGCTGCTGCTGCCCGCCGGAGAGCGAGGTGAGCGCGCGGCCGCGCAGTTCGGCGAGCCCGAGCAGATCCAGGGTCTCCTCGACCCGGCGGCGCATCACCTCCGGCGCCAGGCCCAGCGACTCCATGCCGTAGGCGAGTTCGTCCTCGACCGTGTCGGTGACGAAGTGCGCGAGCGGGTCCTGGCCCACGGTGCCGACCAGGTCGGCGAGTTCGCGCGGGCGGTGGGTGCGGGTGTCCCGGCCGCCGACGGTGACCCGGCCGTGCAGGACGCCGCCGGTGAAGTGCGGGACGAGGCCGCTGACGGTGCCCAGCAGGGTCGACTTGCCGGAGCCCGACGGGCCGACCAGCAGGCAGAGTTCGCCTTCGGGAACGGTCAGGTCCAGGCCGTGCAAAGCGGGCGCGGCGCCGCCCGGGTAGCTGACCGAGACCTGCTCGAAGGTGATCACGAGGCACTCCGGGGCGGGATCGGGGCGGCGACGGCGGGCACCAGGCCGACCAGCACCGCCAGCGCGGCGGCCAGCGGCAGGGTCGGCGCGGTCAGCGGGACGAACGAGGGCGTGAAGGCGGCCGGGTACAGCGCCGCCAGCCTGATCACCAGGACGGCGACCAGCACCCCCGAGCCGGCCACCGCCCACTCGCGCCAGGCCCACGGGTCGGGCCGGTAGCGGGTCCTGGCGGCGCGCCGGCTGCCGAGCAGCAGTCCGGCGCCGGCGGCGGCCAGGCCGATCGCCAGCACCGGCAGTGCCCAGGCGGTGCCGGCCGAGCCGAGCAGCCCGTACGCGGCGGCGCAGATCCCGAGCAGGCCGGCCAGGGTCAGGGCGGCGGTGGTGCGGGCGATCCGGCGCGGGACGTCGGCGGTGCGGCCGAACCCCCGGGTGTCCATCGCCGCGGCCAGCGCGACGGAACGCTCCAACGCGCCTTCCAGCACCGGGAGTCCGACGCTGAGCAGGGCCTTCAGGCCCCGGTCGGAGCGGCCGCGCAGCCGCCGGGCGGCCCGCAGCCGCTGCACGTCCGCGACCAGGTTCGGCGCGAAGGTCATCGCCACCACCACGGCGACGCCGGCCTCGTAGAGCGCGCCGGGCAGGGCGCGCAGCAGCCGGGCCGGGTTGGCCAGGGCGTTGGCGGCGCCGACGCAGATCAGCAGGGTGGCCAGCTTCAGCCCGTCGTACAGCGCGAACAGCAGGCCCTCGACGGTGACCCTCCCGCCCACCCGGACGCCTTGGGCCCAGGCGGGCAGCGGCAGTTGGGGCAGGGTGAACAGGACATGGGTGCCGGGTACGGGTGAGCCCAGCAGTACGGCGAACAGCAGCCGGATGCCCAGCACCAGCAGCCCCAGCCGCAGGAAGGTGCCGTACGAGCGCGACCAGGGGGCGTCGCTGCGCCGGGCCGCGACCACGTACCCGGCGACGGCGACGATCAGCAGGAGCAGCAGCGGGTTGGTGGTGCGGGAGGCGGCCGCGGCCAGCCCCAGGGCCCACAGCCACCACGCCCCGGGGTGCAGGTGGCGTGGTCCGGCGGCCGGGCGGGTGCGGCGGGGTGTGGTCACGGCGGGTTCCTGGTCGGCGGGCGCGGGGCGGGTGGTGCGGACGGGTCGGGTGGTGCGGACGGGTCGGGACCCGGCGCTGGGGGCGGACGGTCGGTGGTCAGCGGCGCCGACGGGCCTGCCAGACGGCCCCGGCGGCCAGTACCGCCACGGCGGCGCCGCCCGCGATCAGGCCGAGGGCCGGGCCGCCCGGGTCGCCCGCGTCGCCGGAGGTCGACGGCGTCCCGGCCAGGGCCTCGCCGCAGCCCGCCGCCGGGTAGCCGGCGATGGCGCACAGGATGCCGGCGCCGTCGTAGCGCAACGGCGGTGCCAGGGCGGCCAGCACCTCGGCGGAGCTGGCGCCGGTGGGCACCGAGGCACAGCCGGTGCGCGCCGCGGGCGGCGCGGAACCGGCCGCCAGGGCACCGGGCGGGGCGTCGGCGGCGGTGCCGAAGTCGAGCACGACGGCGATCCGCTTGCGGCCGGCCTGCGCCGGGGTGGCGGCGCAGGAGGCCTCGAAGTCGCCGGGCGCGCCCGGGCGGGCGGCGTCCCGGCCGCCGTCCGGGCTGACCGCGAAGCGCCAGCCGTCCACCGAGCCGTCCGGCGGCACGTACACGGCCGGGCCCTGCTGCTGGTACGCCCAGGCGCCGCCGGACCACTTCCAGAACGACCAGTAGCGGTAGCCGGTGGCGTGCGCGGGGGCGGCGGCGAGGACGCCGAGAAGGCCCAGCAGGGCGGTGGCGGCCAGTGCGGCCGCCACCGCCCGCGGGCGTACCTGGCGGGTCACCTGCCGGGCTTCCCGGCGGGGCCCTGGGCGCCGCGCCGGCGCTGCAGGCTCAGCAGCAGGCCGCCGCCGACGCCGATCAGCAGGCCGACGCCGATCACCCAGAGGGTGGAGACGCCGCCCTTGCCGTCCTTCTTCGCGGGGGCGGTGGCGGCCGCCGTCGCGGACGCAGGACCCGACTTGAGCGCCGGGCCGGCCGCGGTCAACTGCTGGACGAGGTCGGTGCCGCCGAACTTCGAGGGGTCGCGCCGGGCGGCCTTCGCGACCAGCACCAGGGAGGCGGTGGCGGAGGCGTCGGTGCCGCCCTTCGTCCAGGTGCTGCCCTGCGCGGCCAGCCAGTCGACGGCGCCGGCGGCCTGCTCGGCGTGGCCGGACTGGACCAGGCTCAGCACCGCCCAGGCGGTCGCCGTCCAGTCGGGGGTGGGGGTCGCGCCCGGCAGGGTGAGCATCAGGTGCTGCTCGGTGGCGGCCAACCGGTCGGTCAGGTACGCGGCGGCGGCCTCGGCCGAGTCGGCGCGCGGCACGGGCTGCGCGGCGGCGCCGGCCGGGCAGGCCAGGGCCTTCGGCGTGGCGTCCACCGTGTTGGTGTTGGTCACCGGCAGCCGGCCGCCGGCGGCGCCCAGCGCGGCCTGGGCGGAGGCCAGCGCGTTGGCGGCCGCAGCGCCGGCCGGGTCGGGCTGGTAGGCGAAGCCGCCGCGCTGGTCGGCGGGCGCGGCGCAGCCGAGCTGGAAGAGCGCCAGGCCGTCGTAGCCGCTCCGGCCGGCCTTGGCGACCGTGGCCGGGTCGGACTTGGCGGCGATCAGCGCGGTGACGGCCAGCCCGGTGGAGTTGGCGTCGCCGGGGTTGCCGGGGTTGTAGGCCCAGCTGCCGTCCGCGTTCTGGTTGGACTTCAGCCACTGGACGCCCTTGTCCACGGCGTCCTGGTGGCCGCCGAGCGCGGCCAGCGCCTGCACGGCGACGGAGGTGGCGTTGCTGTCCTCGGTCGCAGCGTCGCAGGCGGCGGCGGTGTCGGCGCGGAAGGACGGCCAGCCGCCGTCCGCGCACTGCTGGCCGGTCAGCCATCCGACGGCGCTGTCGGCGGGGACGGCCTTGACCGCGGCCAGCGCGGCCAGGGCCAGCGACTGGCGCCAGACGCCGTCGTACGTCGGGTCGCCCTGCCCGTACAGCCCGGTGGGGACGGCGACGGTGGCGCTGGGCGAGGGGCTGTCGGCGAGGGCCGGCGCGGCGGCGGCGCCGGCCAGCAGCAGGGCGGACAGCACGGCGGCGCCCGAACGGGCGGCGGTCAGCATGGCGGGTGGTGCCTTTCGATGAGCGGTGGGTGGCCCCGGGAGGGGCCGTCCGTAGACCTCGACGGTGCCGGGCGGAGGCCCGGCCGGGCCGCTCGCCGCTCCCCGGGCGGTCCGGCTCGCCCGGCGCCTGGGCGCGGGCTCACGGTTGCGGGGTCAGCGCCGGTGTCGCACCGGCTTTCCCCGGAGGGCGGCGGATGCAGTTGTGGTGGTGCCCGTCGACTCTAGCCGCAGCCTCCGGCGCCGATGTGCCGGCGCGGTGTGGGCTCGGTCGCAACCGGCGGCGCCGGGCCGGATCGAACAAGAACCGGTTATCGCCCGGGGCGGGTCCGGCGCCGCCCGGTCAGGGCAGGGTGAGCAGCCGGGCGGCGGTGCGCAGGTCGGCCCGGACCTCCGCGATCGAGGCCCGGCCGGACAGCCAGGAGACCAGTGCCGAGTGCCAGGTGTGCTCGATCACGCGGACCGCCGCCCGCTGCCGCTCGCTGGGCGGGCCGGCCTGTCCGATCGCGTCCAGGATGATCTGCGCGGTCAGTCCGCTGACCCGGTCGACCTCGGCGCTGACCGAGCGGTCGGCGAAGGACAGGGCACGGACCATCGCCTCCGCGAGCAGCGGCTCGCGCTGCAGGGCGTGGAAGGCCCGGGTGAGCGTCTCGGCGACCCGCAGCGCCGGGTCGTCACCGGCCGGCGGGTGGCGCCTGACCTGCTCCAGCAGCTGCTGGAGCTGCTCCTGCATCACCGCGACCAGCAGATGCACCTTCGAGGGGAAGTAGCGGTACAGCGTGCCGAGCGCGACCTGCGCGCCGTCCGCGACCTCGCGCATCTGCACCGCGTCGTACCCGCCCCGGCCGGCCAGCGCGGTGGCGGCGCGCAGGATCCGCAGCCGGCGTTCGGCCTGCCGCGCGGTGAGCGGCAGGCCGGCCGG
The sequence above is a segment of the Kitasatospora sp. NBC_00240 genome. Coding sequences within it:
- a CDS encoding ECF transporter S component translates to MSGGTTPGGGTAGHRSTDPDTDALPTAATDHARLARPVPLGRRSVGTLLLISAIGAVAFGWPLLAATDSALVGHSADAPWLFALLLPLLLAVVVAQISEGRSADGEPGMDAKSVALLGMLAAAGAALRPLGAGTAGLEPMFFLMVLSGRVLGPGFGFVLGSVSMFASALLTGGVGPWLPFQMLSMGWVCLGAGLLPGPATLRGRRELALLAAYGACSAVAYGTVMNLQGWPYIGGLSSSVSFVAGAPLGENLPRFVAYCLTTSLGWDLPRAALTVVLCLTLGGPVLRTLRRASRRAAFGAPVVFTGAPKNGDDGPTAG
- a CDS encoding ABC transporter ATP-binding protein; its protein translation is MITFEQVSVSYPGGAAPALHGLDLTVPEGELCLLVGPSGSGKSTLLGTVSGLVPHFTGGVLHGRVTVGGRDTRTHRPRELADLVGTVGQDPLAHFVTDTVEDELAYGMESLGLAPEVMRRRVEETLDLLGLAELRGRALTSLSGGQQQRVAIGSVLTVHPKVLVLDEPTSALDPGAAEEVLAVLQRLVHDLGTTVLMAEHRLERVVQYADQVLLLPGAGQAPVLGEPAEVMAHSPVRPPVVALGRLAGWSPLPLSVRDARRRAAPLRARLDGLRPPEVSADTRPAGAHPAGEPVATVRRLVVRRGPVPALRGVDLTLHAGGITALMGRNGAGKSTLLGSLVGLHTPTSGTVRVGGLTPHQARPKDLVRRAGLVPQDPRDLLYGESVRAECAAADQDAGAEPGSCRTLVERLLPGIADETHPRDLSEGQRLSLALAVVLTSRPPLLLLDEPTRGLDYAAKARLVEILRALAADSHAVLLATHDVELAAALAHRTVILADGEIVADGPTPEIVLSSPAFAPQVAKILSPSPWLTVQQVEQALAGAEGGPA
- a CDS encoding CbiQ family ECF transporter T component: MTTPRRTRPAAGPRHLHPGAWWLWALGLAAAASRTTNPLLLLLIVAVAGYVVAARRSDAPWSRSYGTFLRLGLLVLGIRLLFAVLLGSPVPGTHVLFTLPQLPLPAWAQGVRVGGRVTVEGLLFALYDGLKLATLLICVGAANALANPARLLRALPGALYEAGVAVVVAMTFAPNLVADVQRLRAARRLRGRSDRGLKALLSVGLPVLEGALERSVALAAAMDTRGFGRTADVPRRIARTTAALTLAGLLGICAAAYGLLGSAGTAWALPVLAIGLAAAGAGLLLGSRRAARTRYRPDPWAWREWAVAGSGVLVAVLVIRLAALYPAAFTPSFVPLTAPTLPLAAALAVLVGLVPAVAAPIPPRSAS
- a CDS encoding SCO2322 family protein, encoding MTRQVRPRAVAAALAATALLGLLGVLAAAPAHATGYRYWSFWKWSGGAWAYQQQGPAVYVPPDGSVDGWRFAVSPDGGRDAARPGAPGDFEASCAATPAQAGRKRIAVVLDFGTAADAPPGALAAGSAPPAARTGCASVPTGASSAEVLAALAPPLRYDGAGILCAIAGYPAAGCGEALAGTPSTSGDAGDPGGPALGLIAGGAAVAVLAAGAVWQARRRR
- a CDS encoding prenyltransferase/squalene oxidase repeat-containing protein, with the translated sequence MLTAARSGAAVLSALLLAGAAAAPALADSPSPSATVAVPTGLYGQGDPTYDGVWRQSLALAALAAVKAVPADSAVGWLTGQQCADGGWPSFRADTAAACDAATEDSNATSVAVQALAALGGHQDAVDKGVQWLKSNQNADGSWAYNPGNPGDANSTGLAVTALIAAKSDPATVAKAGRSGYDGLALFQLGCAAPADQRGGFAYQPDPAGAAAANALASAQAALGAAGGRLPVTNTNTVDATPKALACPAGAAAQPVPRADSAEAAAAYLTDRLAATEQHLMLTLPGATPTPDWTATAWAVLSLVQSGHAEQAAGAVDWLAAQGSTWTKGGTDASATASLVLVAKAARRDPSKFGGTDLVQQLTAAGPALKSGPASATAAATAPAKKDGKGGVSTLWVIGVGLLIGVGGGLLLSLQRRRGAQGPAGKPGR
- a CDS encoding TetR family transcriptional regulator, which produces MPTTTPDPATTPPAGLPLTARQAERRLRILRAATALAGRGGYDAVQMREVADGAQVALGTLYRYFPSKVHLLVAVMQEQLQQLLEQVRRHPPAGDDPALRVAETLTRAFHALQREPLLAEAMVRALSFADRSVSAEVDRVSGLTAQIILDAIGQAGPPSERQRAAVRVIEHTWHSALVSWLSGRASIAEVRADLRTAARLLTLP